The Flammeovirga yaeyamensis genome segment GATTTGTCTGCTCCTTTAATCATTTTTACCAACTTTGCTGAATTTTCCTCTGTAGGTAATTCCAAATCGTTTGTATTGGCAAAAGAAGCTAAACTTAATGATAATAAGAATGATAGAGTGATGATAAACTGTTTCATAATTGTATTTAGTATTTAAGTATTTTAAAAATTAATTTGACACACTATCTATTATTCCAAGTTGATGCCAAAAAAATATAACTAAAACTAAATCAGTTAGTTATGTGATAGAAATATTTTTTCAGCTCAAAAACACCGTTCGATTTCGAACGCTATTTCAACGGGTTGAACACATTGTTACTCATATCCGAACACTTTGTGTTTACATTCATTAATTGGGTTGCGTTTTGAAGTAAAAACTTCAGAATTAGTTTAATTATCATTAGATAATGTGATAATTCCTTTAAATATTTTAGAGTGGTTTCATCGAATAAGTTAATTTTGTTTCTCAAAACAGAAAAAGATGAAAAACAATATCACACCGCCTATTGCACGACGTGAACCAAAAGTGCTAGAGAAACACGGAGATAAACGTACTGACCCTTATTACTGGATGCGTGATAGAGAAAATCAAGAAGTAATTGATTACCTCAATGCAGAGAATAAGTATATAGACGATGTGATGTCTGAACATAAACAGTTCGAAGAAGATTTATTTCAGGAACTGAAAGGTCGTATCCAAGAAAAAGATGAAAGCGTTCCTTATAAAGCGAGAGATTACTTTTACTATGTGCGTTATATAGAAGGTGGAGAGTATCCTTTGTATTGCCGTAAGAAAGGCAACTTGGAAGCAGAGGAGGAAGTGATGTTGAACGCCAACGATCATGCAAAAGATCAAAGCTATTACAAGATCGGAGGAATGACTGTCGGTGAGGATCAAAATCTTTTGGCTTATTCTGAAGATGTAGTAGGTAGAAGAATCTATACTGTTCGATTTAAAAACATCGATACCAACGAAATTTTAGAAGATGTTTTAGAAGAAACCACAGGTGATGCCGTATGGGCTGCTGATGGAAAAACACTTTTCTATACCACTCAAGATAAAGAAACGCTTCGTCCAGATAAAGTTTGGAGACACACACTAGGTACTCCGCAATCTGATGATGTAGTTGTGTATGAAGAAAACGACGATACTTTCTGGATTGGTGTGAGGAGAACAAAGTCAAGAGAATATTTAGCGATTGAATCGGGTTCTACTTTAACCACAGAGACAAGAATTCTGAAAGCAGATAATCCTACAGGTGAATTCAAAGCGTTTCTTCCAAGAGAGAGAAAACACGAATACAGTATCTCTCATTTCAATGGTGCATTTTATGTAGTGACCAACTGGGAAGCAAAGAACTTCCGTTTAATGAAAGTTGCCGAAAATGTAGATACCACAAATAAAGAAAACTGGGAAGAGGTCATCGCTCATCGTGACGATACAATGATCGAAGGCTTGGACATCTTCAAAAACTTTTATGTTGTAGAGGAGAGAAGAGATGGCCTAGTACATATCAGAATTATTAAATGGGAAGATGGATCTGAGCATTATTTAGATTTTGGCGAAGAGACGTATTCTGCGTGGACAAGTGCTAACCCAGATTTTAATACTGATATCCTTCGTTACGGCTACAATTCTCTAACTACACCTTACTCTGAGTACGATTACAATATGATCGATCGCTCAAAAGTGCTTTTAAAGCAACAGAAAGTAGTTGGTAAATTCGATCCGAACGATTACGAAGCAAAACGTTTATATGCTACAGCCAAAGATGGTGTAAAAGTGCCGATCTCAGTAGTCTACAAAAAAGGATTTAAATTAAATGGTGAACATCCTTTATATATGACTGGCTATGGATCTTATGGTATTTCATATGATGTAGCCTTTTCACCATCAAGAATTAGTTTGATGGAAAGAGGGTATGCCTATGCTATTGCTCATATTCGAGGAGGTGAAGACTTAGGTCGTGCTTGGTACGAAGACGGCAAGCTTCTCAAAAAGAAAAACACATTTGATGATTTTATCGCTTGTTCTGAATATTTGATAGATCAGAAATATACATCAGCCGATAAATTTGTAGTCAATGGCGGATCAGCCGGAGGATTATTAATGGGGGCTGTAGTTAACGCTCGACCAGATTTATACAAATTAGTCATTGCAGACGTACCATTCGTTGATGTAGTGACCACAATGTTGGATGAATCTATTCCATTAACCACTGGAGAATATGATGAGTGGGGTAATCCAAACGATAAGGAGTATTATGATTACATGTTATCGTACTCACCATATGATCAAGTAGAGAAGAAAAGTTATCCACACTTATTGATTACTTCAGGTTTGCACGATTCTCAGGTTCAATATTGGGAACCTACAAAATGGGCGGCCAAACTAAGAATCGAAAACACTAGTGATAACTACATCTTCCTTAAAACAAATATGGATGCAGGTCACAGTGGAGCATCAGGTCGTTTTCAACGTTTCAAAGAAGTAGCATTTGAATATGCGACTATTTTTGCGATTGTGACGCCGGATCAGATGAAGCCTTTGTAAAATAGTTAGTTTAGATAGCTCATTGGGTACTTCCAGGTTGATTCATGACTAGCGCAAGTTTCCTAACTTGTGCCCGCGTAATGAGGAGCGAACTATCTGCAAAAAATATATCAAAAAGCCACATTATTACTATATGATGTGGCTTTTTTGTGTCTACATCACACATCATACATCTAACATCACATATTTATAACGCCTGGTTCGTGAAACGAGGGGTTGCACCACCTCGTTGGGGAAGATGGGTAAATGGAGAGATTTGAAAAAGAAGAGGAGATGAATAAGACGGTAATTATTAGATGGTTAAATTGAGGGGTTTCACCACCTCAATAATTGATAAAGTAGTCCACCCTTTAGTTTCTTAGTTCCTTAGTTATTACCGAGGTCGGGAGACCTCTAACGTTTTTAGGCACAAATGTCGCTAGCGCTTAACATTTGAGCCAGTATTACTTCTTCCCTCTTACTTCTTACTTAAAACGAGCGTTAAATTTGCTACCTGCTACCTGCTACCTGCTACCTCAATCTTCTTCCATTATCAAAAAAACAGATGTATAATCAAACCTTATATTGATATAAAAATTTATAATTTCCATCTATCAATTACTTTCCTCACCTTTGTAATGTTATCAATCAAAAACAAATACAAAAATGGAAACAATAAACATCAACGCAATCGGATTAGAAGTGACAACTGCAAGATCATTAGCAGGTTCATTAAATACATTATTAGCTAATTTTCAGTTGTACTATCAAAATTTAAGAGGTTTACACTGGAATATTCAAGGTAAAAATTTCTTTGAGTTACACGCTAAATTCGAAGAATTATATACAGGGGCAAATGATAGAGTCGACGAGATTGCCGAAAGAATTTTGACATTAGGAGAACAACCATTGCATACATTTTCTGATTACATCGAAGCATCGGAAATTAAGCAAGGAAAAAATATTGTAGACGATCAATCATCAGTAGAATTAGTGAGAAACAATCTAGCGATATTACTTAAGATTGAAAGACAGATTTTATCACAAGCAGGAGACGCAGAAGACGAAGGTACAGCTGCACTAATTTCGGAACTTATTAGTGAGCAAGAGAAAACCGTTTGGATGCTGAATGCTTGGTTAAACTAAAGTATAATTTGCTAGAATTTTCATCTCAAACTTTGGACACAGACTTAATTAACCCAAACTTATCAATCAAAGCCTCAACATTTAATTGTTGAGGTTTTTGTTTTTACAAAAAAAGGAGGCTTTGATATCAAAACCTCCTCTAAATATTTTTATGGTCAACCTTAGTCGTCCGCCTCATTTTCCAAATCAATATTATCTTGATATGGATTATAGTCGTTTAATGGTTGATCGTAATCTTCTTCTTCAAAATCTTCTTCCTCTTCTTCAACACCTTCATTGATAGCTTCCCAAAGCAGATCTTTTAATTCAGGAATACCTTTTTGAATTACTGATGAGATAAATACATAAGGAACTCCATCAGGTAATGTCTCTTTGATAAGATCTTCTAGCTCATCGTCCAGCATATCGCTTTTAGTAATTGCAAGAAGACGGTTTTTGTCCAATAACTCAGGGTTATACTTTGTCAATTCGTTGACTAAAATTTCGTAATCCTTAGCCACATCTTCACTGTCGGCAGGGACCATAAATAATAGTACCGAGTTTCTCTCGATATGACGTAAGAAACGAATACCTAAACCTTTTCCTTCTGCAGCTCCTTCGATAATACCAGGAATATCGGCCATGATAAACGATTTGTTATCGTGGTAAGGAATTACACCAAGGTTAGGAACCATGGTGGTGAATGGATAATCTGCAATTTCTGGTTTTGCAGCAGAAAGAACAGAAAGTAAAGTAGATTTACCTGCGTTAGGGAATCCTACCAAACCAACATCAGCAAGTACTTTAAGCTCAAGAATTACCCAAGCTTCCTCGCATTCCTCTCCAGGTTGAGCGTATCTAGGAGTTTGGTTGGTTGCCGTTTTGAAATTACGGTTACCCAAACCACCTTTACCACCTTTCATCAAGATTACTTCTTGACCAGGTTCTGTCAGCTCACAGATTTTTTCACCTGTTTCTGCATCTTTGGCAATTGTACCTAGAGGAACAGGAAGGATAATATCTTCACCATCAGCACCACTTTTACCTGTACCACTACCACTAACACCATTAAAACCGTGAATATGTTTACGGTATTTTAGGTGAAGTAATGTCCAGTGCTGCTTATCTGCTTTTAAGATGATATGACCACCACGACCACCATCTCCTCCATCAGGTCCACCTTTTGGAACGTGCTTTTCTCTACGGAAAGAAACCGCACCTGCTCCTCCTGCACCAGAGCGGACAAAGACTTTAACGTAATCTAT includes the following:
- a CDS encoding S9 family peptidase, which translates into the protein MKNNITPPIARREPKVLEKHGDKRTDPYYWMRDRENQEVIDYLNAENKYIDDVMSEHKQFEEDLFQELKGRIQEKDESVPYKARDYFYYVRYIEGGEYPLYCRKKGNLEAEEEVMLNANDHAKDQSYYKIGGMTVGEDQNLLAYSEDVVGRRIYTVRFKNIDTNEILEDVLEETTGDAVWAADGKTLFYTTQDKETLRPDKVWRHTLGTPQSDDVVVYEENDDTFWIGVRRTKSREYLAIESGSTLTTETRILKADNPTGEFKAFLPRERKHEYSISHFNGAFYVVTNWEAKNFRLMKVAENVDTTNKENWEEVIAHRDDTMIEGLDIFKNFYVVEERRDGLVHIRIIKWEDGSEHYLDFGEETYSAWTSANPDFNTDILRYGYNSLTTPYSEYDYNMIDRSKVLLKQQKVVGKFDPNDYEAKRLYATAKDGVKVPISVVYKKGFKLNGEHPLYMTGYGSYGISYDVAFSPSRISLMERGYAYAIAHIRGGEDLGRAWYEDGKLLKKKNTFDDFIACSEYLIDQKYTSADKFVVNGGSAGGLLMGAVVNARPDLYKLVIADVPFVDVVTTMLDESIPLTTGEYDEWGNPNDKEYYDYMLSYSPYDQVEKKSYPHLLITSGLHDSQVQYWEPTKWAAKLRIENTSDNYIFLKTNMDAGHSGASGRFQRFKEVAFEYATIFAIVTPDQMKPL
- a CDS encoding Dps family protein, producing the protein METININAIGLEVTTARSLAGSLNTLLANFQLYYQNLRGLHWNIQGKNFFELHAKFEELYTGANDRVDEIAERILTLGEQPLHTFSDYIEASEIKQGKNIVDDQSSVELVRNNLAILLKIERQILSQAGDAEDEGTAALISELISEQEKTVWMLNAWLN
- the obgE gene encoding GTPase ObgE, translated to MASSNFIDYVKVFVRSGAGGAGAVSFRREKHVPKGGPDGGDGGRGGHIILKADKQHWTLLHLKYRKHIHGFNGVSGSGTGKSGADGEDIILPVPLGTIAKDAETGEKICELTEPGQEVILMKGGKGGLGNRNFKTATNQTPRYAQPGEECEEAWVILELKVLADVGLVGFPNAGKSTLLSVLSAAKPEIADYPFTTMVPNLGVIPYHDNKSFIMADIPGIIEGAAEGKGLGIRFLRHIERNSVLLFMVPADSEDVAKDYEILVNELTKYNPELLDKNRLLAITKSDMLDDELEDLIKETLPDGVPYVFISSVIQKGIPELKDLLWEAINEGVEEEEEDFEEEDYDQPLNDYNPYQDNIDLENEADD